A genomic window from Candidatus Andeanibacterium colombiense includes:
- a CDS encoding DUF2059 domain-containing protein, producing MIAVLQERLTVDETRSVASFYRSPLGRKLLAGVSKNYDIDSTVRSAAKNPDAPVDAKELGKDLNRTGIQAYLALTKDERAEVDRLALDTPGLAKLAAAQPALMAVRAEMENAPLTADEREHFNQILKHAFSAQPDPIN from the coding sequence ATGATCGCGGTGCTGCAGGAGCGGCTGACCGTGGACGAAACGCGCTCCGTAGCGTCCTTCTATCGCTCGCCGCTGGGCCGGAAGCTGCTTGCCGGAGTCAGCAAGAATTACGACATCGACAGCACCGTGCGGTCCGCCGCCAAAAACCCCGACGCGCCCGTCGATGCCAAGGAATTAGGCAAGGACCTCAATCGCACCGGAATCCAGGCTTACCTCGCGCTTACCAAGGACGAGCGGGCGGAGGTCGATCGACTCGCCCTCGACACCCCGGGGCTCGCCAAACTTGCCGCCGCGCAGCCCGCGCTGATGGCGGTGCGCGCCGAAATGGAGAACGCGCCGCTGACCGCTGACGAGCGGGAGCATTTCAACCAAATCCTGAAACACGCATTCAGCGCACAGCCTGACCCGATAAATTAA